AATGGTACTGGCTCCTCCAATCGATATGGGGACTTTGTCTATTCCACCCACTGCATATATTTTCATGTGATATGCAGGTAACCTGTGACCGACTTAAAGAGCGACTGCCCTTTTTTAAAAAGCTTTTTCTCCTTTTGAAAATGGCCTATGTGGCATCGTTATGAGTTAGAAACAttttattctagtgtcaaaatgtaCTACAAAGTGTAAAGTCAGTCTGGTCCAAAACAGAGATTTGCAAGATGATCGGGAATAGAATGTTATGTCACGGAATGAAGGGTACAGTAGGTTTTCCTTGTTTATTTCAATCTAGCTGGCAGCACCCAAGTAATGAATTCAGAGCGCAGCTGCACTCGACCAGATTCttttcatttacatttgagtcatttagcgacttacaggagcaattagggttaagtgccttgctcaagggcacatcgacagatcttttttttcccccctctctccacttaGTCGATTCTATAGATGGGTTTGCTGAAACCGCCACGAACCCCATGCTTCAATGGGACAGACGACCGTGTTGTGATTCTGctatgctaatatggcaaaaACAATTGCTAACTAACAACTGTAACATTTATATTTGAtaaacaagtgctcattgtgcagcTGTATGTTGACGATGTTTATTGAATACAGTATAAATCAACCCGTCTGTTTTGTCCCATAGATGCGCACTGCCGTGGTCTTGTTGCTGAACAACCCAACCCGCATTGTTGGAGGGACAATATTGCATATGGGACATGACTTAACCTCAAATTTTAAATTTGAGTTAAAAACCTTTAATGAGACAACTAAAAGATGTGCAACATTAAAATATTTTCTTGTGTAATTTGAGGGTCCCGAAATATCCCCAGAGATGGGGTAACCAACTTTGCCAAGGTCAAACACCAGCCTGCTGAAGCTAATTGATGAAATCATTTGTTTAACTCATCCCACCTGTGAgagacccacatcaaaccacaccccagACACAAACTCATGTTTGAATTCAGTCACGGCCACTAGCATTTCTTAAAGAATCAAATATAAAATGAGGTCAAATCAGGAATGCAGTCGCCCTTTTTAAAAGCATGTTTGATTTGGTTTTGGAGTCGAGATTAATCTTGTcgtttttttttgttggtttGTCTTCTACTGTTTACAGAGTGAAGGGGAGATGTCTAGTAGTACCCAGCTGAGCATCCAGCATTGGACCACCAAGCACGTAGCCAAGTGGCTGAAGGACGAGGGCTTCTGCCACTATGTAGACCTGCTGTGCAACAAGCACCGCCTGGATGGCATGTCTTTACTCACCCTGAGTGAATACGACCTCCGCTCTCCCCCTCTGGAACTCAAGGTGCTGGGGGACATCAAGAGGCTGATGGTGTCCCTCCGCAAGCTGCAGAAACACAACCTGGACATCCTGGAGGAGCTGGGGGTCCCGTTCGACGGACACTCGCCTCAGGGTGGGGACTGGCACTGCAACGGAGACTCCAGCAGAGAGTGCGATAACTCTAACACGGACACGGCACCGGTTGGAGAGCAGTATCTTCAGTATAGGAATGGGAAGTACAAGCACGGAGGGAGCGGGAGGCTGGACCCTGAGTACTGGAAGACGGCGCTTAGTGCCATCTATGTGGTGTTTGTGTTCGGATTTACCTCTTTCGTTATGGTGATTGTGCACGAGAGGGTGCCGGACATGCGCACTTACCCGCCCTTGCCAGACATTTTCTTAGACAGGTGGGTTGCTCATGCTGTTCGCCCATATCCTAAGCAATGTGTGTACATTTAGACTGACTTGATCTTCTCAGCAAGCACCGATTTTTAAACTCAACGGATGCTTTGGTGACTACATGTTACAAGGAACCAAATACGAGTAAACGGAATGAAACCGGGAGGAACTCATCTGAATTTCATTAATATAAACTCTTTTTCATAGCGAAAATGTTTTCCGTTTGGAGTAAATTCGCTTCCGTTGCTGAATGTATTCATTTAGTCTGTGTCtgactaatgaatacaaccctgacTAGGCTTTCAGAGCAACAGTGAAAGTTTATCTTGATGATGAAGTTAAACATGATGGTTCACCTGCAGGGGGGGAATCAGTCTGGATGGACATTGTGATACTTGACCTACTTTCTGATAGCAACTGTCTATTATAAGCCTGACATGGGGTGTGTCCCAAATTGCTCCCATGAAGTGTACTActactctatgggccctggttgaaagtagtgcactatataggaatgtGGTGCCATTCGAGACGTAACTATTGCCTGTTCTGAATCTCGATAGTCGATGTCCTGCCATCAAGTGCTCTTGGATCGTCTGATCTTCTGTTCACAATGACCTCCATTTGGGACAGTAGATCTCGCTGTTCTGCCATAATGAATGTCTGGCTTGTTCTCACCTAGTGCCGAGTCTGACTGACTCATGGTGTGATAATGTGTCGGATTACTGTTGGGAGTAATGACTAAGCAGTAATTAGGCTAAATGTAGCTCCGTATGTTTATGGTCGAGCAGGACTAGAGGTTGACGTCGAGATGCGGCATGGTGTGAAATAGCAAAAGGGTTAGCCTTTTGTGAGAACTTCATGCAGGTCTGTCAGGTATCATCCCAGTTGAGCTGGATGACCCTATGCATCCTGGGATATAAATCTACGTACGAGGCTGTTTTGTTTGTTCCAGTCAAGTAATGTTGAATATAGGTTAATACTTTTCATTAGGTTATTAGCGATTAGGCTTGAgtgacacttttttttttttaagtgtcacTCAAAAAAAAAAAGAGGTTGGCTGAGCCTGGGAGAATAACCCACAGTGCTCCGTAGCAGACAGCTTGAAGATCAGCCTATAAccatttttctttctttttaacaGTGTACCTAGAATACCATGGGCCTTTGCCATGGCAGAGGCATGTGGAGTCATCCTGTGTAATATCTGGCTGCTTGTTCTGCTGCTGCACAAACACAGGTAGAGTTCTGGTTACTGGTCCACAGGAAAACATGTTCATCGCACAGCCtagacatttattttttattattattatatttttatttttaaagctaGTATCTAGAATTTCTCCTCGATTAGAATAGAGGAATTATGTAGaatagaataatataataataatataatataataatatatgccatttagcagatgcttttatccaaagcgacttacagtcatgtgtgcatacattctacgtatgggtggtcccggggatcgaacccactacccagAAGTGTGTAGTCCAGCAGTTTAAGTTTCTCCTCCAAGGAACCTGTTTTGTGTATTCAGTCTAAttccagagctagcacacctgattcaacttgtcaactaatcattaGGCTTTTATCTACTTGAATCAGGTGAGCTAGGTTTTAAGGCCACAGCAAAAGTGTGAAACTTCTaagggtccctgaggagaggtttgaaaaCCTTTTGGCCTAGTTATTGACGTTGTGGTAGTACGTGCTATGTTAATGTGTGTAATGTTTGCTCTGCTGAAGGTCCATTCTACTGCGGCGGCAGTGCAGCCTCATGGGGACCGTGTTCATGCTGCGTTGCGTCACCATGTTTGTGACCTCCCTGTCAGTGCCAGGGCAGCACCTGCAGTGCTCAGGAAAGGTACCACCACTCTACTAGCTAAATcgcctctttaaggaatacctaagatattcctaggataggataagtaatccctctcacccccccccctttaagatttagatgcactattgtaaagtgactgttccactggatgtcataaggtgaatgcaccaatttgtaagtcgctctggataagagcgtctgctaaatgacttaaatgtaaatgtgtagaaATGATGACGGAACTACGTTTGCAGTCTTTTCATTCTGTCCAGCTTGATACGTCACCTATAGTCACTTTTCATTCTGTCCAGCTTGCTAACAGTAATCgaaatgaaagctagacagtcagagAATCGCAAATTCTAAAAGTGATGGTCAAATTTTGACGCTGAGCAAATGTAACCAATTTTAAGTTTGGCCctctggaccccccccccccggctgTCCACAGGCTATAGTTGGCAATTTACACTTCTCACAACAGGCTAGAATATCAATCGTgactctttccttctttccccctAGGTGTATGGTGATATGTGGGCCAAACTGCATCGAGCTCTGGTCATATGGAGTGGATTTGGAATGTCCCTCACAGGGGTCCATACGTGTGGGGACTACATGTTCAGCGGTCACACGGTGGTCATCACCATGCTCAACTTCTTTGTGACAGAATGTAATTGCTCCATGTCATTTATTGTTACTGTCTCCTTGGTGCAGACTATAAGATGTCATTGACTGTAGTGGGAAGAACGTCTGTGTTCAATCAGCTATAACTACATGAAGACCAGACCACTGACAGCTTTAAACTGTTGTTACAATCTACAGGATCACTTGAAGTTGTCATTCAATTCCTGATTGGAACAGAACTGAAACTGAAAACCATCCTAACACATTGTTCAATGTTCTGCTTTGTATGTCTTCACTAACAGACACCCCGCGGGACTGGAACTTCATCCACACCTTGTCCTGGGTCCTGAACTTGTTTGGCATCTTCTTTATCCTGGCGGCCCATGAACACTATTCCATCGACGTCTTCATCGCCTTCTACATCACAACCAGGCTGTTCCTGTACTACCACACTCTGGCTAACACCAGGGCCTACCAGCAGAGTCGCAGGGCTCGCATCTGGTTCCCCATGTTCTCCTTCTTCGAATGCAACGTCAACGGCCCCGTGCCCAACGAGTACGGCTGGCCCTTCTCTAAACCCGCCATGATCCGGAGCATGATTTGGTACTAGGCGGTAGCGTACGCTGGTCCGCGATGCAGCCACGACGACGTTGATCTCATCTAACACACTAACGCTGTTTACTCTGAGCCCCGTCATTCTATTTTGCTGCTGTGCTGCCTTCAAGGAGTTGCCAACTGTGGTTGTGTGATATTGACTTTATATTCCAATAGCTGCAGAGACTGTAAACTGAGATGGCTTTGTAGGATCCTATCGGTGCCACAGTGAGACCGGGTACGGGGAGACTTGATTACTCCTCTTCGGTGACTTAGTGGTTGGCTGGCGTTTGTCCCACCGCATGCCTGTTGAAAGGGATTAAACTAAGTATGtgtccaaaatgacaccctactaattttatagtgcactactttagatcagggctCTATGGCCTCTCGTCAAAAATAATgaactacatggggaatagggtgccatttaggacgaaTACTAAAGACTaatcctctccacttcctctcatTTGAAAAGGGATTGAGATTTTTGAAGGTAATTCCCACACCTTTTGCCATGATCAATAACCAGGTTACAGATGTGATATAAGTGCTTTCTTTAGTCAACTCCTCGTCTCTTGTTATGCCTTACTGTTTATGGCATGACAGCGAACTCGACAGAGTGGGCTACAGCACAAACTGACCTGCTACTGCCAGGCTAGCATTTCCCCCGCTCTTGGCGGCTCTTAACTTGTAGTCTTGAGTGAATGTCGAAGGTAATAGCAAGCTAgaggtttggggggggggggggggagaaacatGAAAGCAGAATTCTCAGGCAGCCTAttgtaaccaaaaaaatgtttattttttaagtcCAATAGAATTTGTTAATGTAAAGTTCAACAGTATTAtagtaaaaaaaacacacaaaaaaaacatctcTTGTGTTCATTTAGATGTCCTGAGAAATTAGGGTATATTATTGTGGTGTTCATCTGGACTTTGGCTCTAATACAATTATGGCCcaccttttttttaaagcaattttCAAAATGTCACAGATACTGTTCCTGAATTTCTGTGTAACAATATCGAAGTTCCAGATGTTGTTACTTGTTTATCTTTATTACTTTAGGTAGTGTGAAAAGCTTCTGCATTCCTTCAGACACTACTGTGGGGTTTGGCTGCACTACTGTATTATTAAATTCGTCATGTTGACAtgaactacactacatgaccaaaagtatgtggacacccactTGTCGAAcaactcattccaaaatcatgggtgttaatatggagttggtccctgcccctttgctgccataacagcctcgattcttctcggaaggctttccgctagatgtaggaacattgctgctgggacttacttccattcagccacaagcattagagGTCGGGCATTGATGTTAAGCAATTAAGCTGGGCTTGCCATTGGTGTTTCAGTTCATCCCAAagctgttcgatggggttgaggtcagggctctgtgtaggccagtcgagatcttccacaccgatctcgacaaaccaatTCTATATGGACGTCACTTTGTGGACCGGGGGGGcagtgtcatgctgaaacaggaaagggccttccacaaactgttgccacaaagttggaagaacaGAATTGTGTcgtatgtcattgtatgctgtaacgttaagatttcccttcactggaactaagaggcctagcccgaaccatgaaaaccagccccagacctcggtagtgagtgttgcaatcgaggacagactttttttctctttttgttgtacacgcttcagcactcggcggtctcgttctgtgagcttgtgtggtctaccactttgcggctgagccgttattgctcctagatgtttccacttcacaataaccacTTACAGttcaccagggcagctctagcaggacagaaatataACGAACTGgcttgttgggaaggtggcatctGAGCTCATCAATAAGGTCAGTCCACTGCCAATGTTTGACTATGGAGTTTGCGTGGCTGTGTTCGATTACAtgtttatacacctgtcagcaacgagtgttgaagaggtgtccacatacgtgtGTACAATGTATTGTTTCCTTTTATAATATTTGTATTGTTCAGTTCGTACCTTTTTTCCGAACTACACCTTGCCGTAAACGGGGCTGTTACCAAGGAGATTGCAAAAAGCAGCCAAAACTATGGAATGGAAAATGGTGAACGATCGTTTTTAAATATCATTCCATTTGCCAATAACTTTAGGTGTTTATAGTAACATTGTCTTTTTATAAGAAATACATATCTCAGATGTTGCGTACTTGCTTGTAATTTAGTAAATGCTTCGCTGTAATTTAGTAAATGCTTCACGCTAACATACAAGGATGTAAATTCTTATAAAATAATAGTTTTACTTCTTCCACAGATCCCTTCAGGTCTGTCTTAATTTATTTAATTTTGTACATGTCAATagaattgttttgtttttattaaaTATTTGATATACATAAAGGATATTGCAATATACACTTGAACAGGAATATGTTTACAGTTGTGAggaaatatatttgtttaaaacATAATGTGCTTTTATGTATAGGGTTGATTTTCATAATCACCCTCTCAACCAAATCATTAAAACAAATTCGAACCAACACAAACCCCCGCCCCTCACAGTCACTCAAATCAGATCTGAAACAACCATTAATGGTATTGGTTACAACCCACTTTTGTAAGACAATTAAGTATTACTTTACTGGGCAAAGATGTCAGTTCAATGTCTAATTTTTAAATGTATCCTACATTTGATTAAATTCACGCAAGTTGACAACTCAATGtaagaaaatatatatagattTGAACCATACCATTGGATATAAGTGAAAAAAGGACACATTTTCTAAATTATTTTTATGTTGAGAATCGAATCAGTTttccaccatgcttcatcgtcaTCACATTTGTTTCTACgtcatagattttttttttaaacatatttttgtaAGTAATACTTATGTTTATTCAACTGGTTTGTGTCCAGTGGGTTAAGTCTCATCTCCATCCCATGTTTTATTTTGAATTTCAGCTGTGGAATAGTTACTAGATCCCTTGATTCTTCTTACCCCCCCCCCTAATAAAGTGATGCTTTGAACTTCTGGCTTGACCAATGCCAGCTTGTCCTAACTGCAAAACTATCATTTGCTGCTaagatgttttttgttgttgatatgTACAGGAGAATTGTGGCTATTATCTTATGTATTTGTTCTTGTCACTTTTAAACCCCTATAAAAATTGTTTCTAATCCTCATCACTGGTGTGGTTATAATAGTATGTTACATACCTCCGAGATGCAGTAATTAGCTACCATTTTGTAATGGAAATGTAGCCATCACACAAAGTGTGGTTGTATTGGGTAAACGAATGAATGTCTTTGCCATCATTAAACAGTTGACATCAATGATGTGACTTGGATGTGATTCTTCAGAAGAGAAGGGTTTGAGTGTAATGTGACGTTGTATGCTGATTCTTGTTGCAGTTTCCCTACAAATGTTTAAAGATAGTAtttggggaggggaagctgatcctaaatCTTTAACTAGTCAAAAGTCACCCGTGGGCACTGTGGGCAAGAATGTAATTCAGTTAGCTACATGGTTAGAGGACATGGTGACACATCTGCACGGGATAGAGCCAGAGTGCTGTGGGATTTAAGCGGATTCTGGGAATCGGCTCAGAGCTATCCTGAGCAGTTTACATATTGGAAATCCCGTCCAGTTGACGGCCATGGTTCCCACTGTCTGAGTTCCAGTGTCTAATCATGGATTTAACCTACTACTGAGTTTACATGCCAGGTCGGTCTGCTATGGAAAACCGGCATGTCAGTTCAGCCTGATCTTATTAGCTTAGTTAGTACCACTTCAGGTCAAGTCCTCTGACATTGCCGATTCAGTGTTTACTGTTTTTAGTTCGCTAGACCACCAAAAGCTTTTTCCAACCCATtcttcttcaaccctcctctAGCAGCACAGTGATCAACTCCAGCAAATGTTTATATAATTCCTTATCATGCAGAATTCTTCTAGTTAAGGTTTCTGGAAGTGTTTCTGACAGCACCTGTTATAGTTGCTAATCCAGatgtgttttttaattttttacctttattttactaggcaagtcagttaagaacaaattcttattttcaatgacggcctaggaacagtgggttaactgcctgttcaggggcagaacgacagatttgtaccttgtcagctcggggattcgaacttgcaacctttcgtttactagtccaacgctctaaccactaggctacgctgcagcTGCGACCCAACAAAATGCTAACCTGAAACTGTGCAGAAAAAAAGATGACTGCTAGATatattaccaggatgtgtactctgagcatgtgctgaccaactggcaagtgtcttcactgacattttcaacctgtccctgaccgtgtctataataccaacatgtttcaagcagaccaccattgtccctgtgcccaagaatactaaggtaacctgccaaaatgactaccaacctgtagcactcacgttgatagccatgaagtgctttgaaaggctggtcatggctcacatcaacaccattatcccagaaaccctagacccactccaatttgcataacgccccaacagatccacaggtgaTGTAATCTCtaatgcactccacactgccctttcccacctggacaaacggaacacctatgtgagaatgctgttcattgactacagctcagcgttcaacaccatagtgccgtcAAAGCTCATCacgaagctaaggaccctgggactaaacacctccctggaccctggacttcctgataggCTGCCCGAGGTGTAAAGAggaggtaacaacacatccgccacgctgatcctcaacacagtggcccctcaggggtgcgtgctcagtcccctcctgtactccctgttcactcatgactgcatggccaggcacgactccaacaccaagtttgccgatgacacaacagtggtaggcctgatctccgacaacgatgagacagcctatacggaggaggtcagagacctggccatgtggtgccaggatgaCAAGCttcctcaacatgatcaagacaaaggagatgattgtggactacaggaccgagcacgccccaatTCTCATCGATGGAGCAGGTTAATTGCTTcaatttccttggtgtccacatcaccaacaaactatcatggtccaaacaaacCAAGGCAGTAGTTAAGAGGGtgcgacaatgcctattccccctcaggagactgaaaagatttggcgtgggtcctcagatcctcaaaaagttctacagctgtactgtagaagcatcctgactggttgcatcactgcctggtttgGTACTGCTCAgcttccgaccgcaaggcactacagagggtagggaGTACAGCCCTATACACCACTGGGGACTAGCTTCTAGGTCTAAAAGGCTttttattaacagcttctaccccctatagacaaaagactcctgaacaactaatcaaattgctacccagactatttgcattgctgtCGTCCCCCTCCttttaagctgctgctactctctgtttattatctatgcatagtcacttacaactctacctacatgtacatattacctcaattatctcgaCGAACCTGTGCCCCCGCATATTGACCCCCTGTATAATCTCTCTCCTGttatttttactgctgctctgaatttttaattttttttaacttctctatttttttttttaacttaacgtatttttcttaaaattgcattgttggttaagggcttgatagtgagcatgtcactgtaaggtctacctacacatgttgtattcggcacatgtgacaaatttgatttgtGATTAGCTGACTGCTAGAACTTTCGTGTTTAGGTAAAGCACCGTGGTTTCTATGGTGACAAAGACATCTTCTAGTTGCCAGATATATTATTTGTAAAGACAATTGTATTAAGTAAATTAATACACAAATATTCAAGTGTTTCAGTTTGTATTAACACAATGATTAAATATGGACATAGAAATACTCAAATAAACCCAGAACTCAGTCATCCTACTTTGATTTAGACAGGCGAAAAAAACGAACACCTATATTTATTAGGGTCCTGCGATCCTGGGGTCATGAGAGGTTGTTTTGCTTTCGCTGTTTCTCCTTCATCGCCCTCCAGCTGGATAGGACTGTCGCGACTCGGTGTTAGAAACTGCTTGAAAACAACGAACCAACGCAAAAAAAATCCAGTAAGTAATTGCCATAGTTTTGTTCTTTCTAATTAGATACCTTGCttgccagctaactagctaaacgTTAGTTAGGTAGGGGACATGGCCGGGATCCAGCGCTGAGAAATCTGTAGCCAGACAACTACCGGTTACAtggatagctaactagctaacgttagtcccCATTGTCAAGGGTAAATACATGTCCCGATCTTTGACACATTAACTACAGTATaactaattacattttttttgacTTCGAGATGGAAATATGATGTACCATTGCCTAGTTACGTCTTCTTATTGTCTAGTTCAAGTTGAGAGAACAGATCCCTGTCTGTGATGTTGACTTGCTCGCCGGCTTGCTATTTTGCTAACGGCTACTAGCTCGCTAACTTGACTTTCATTGAACCAGCCGCCAGTCACATTGATATTGCATATTGTAACGatctactgtagctaactagctaggcaAGCAAACAACTTGAGACTTGGCAGGGCCTTTTGACGTGCTTAATATCGACGTCAAGATGGCTGCTGGCAGATAACCTTGTTCTTCAAAGCTTTACGTGTGTAGAGATGGTTGTGTAGGCCTGGCTATATCCCTTAAAATGTGTTCACAGTCCTACGAGAAGATGATCCGTGCATTCCCTACTATCTGATCAGTTACTTGGTGGTGGAGAACACTGCTACTAGTCAATAAATGGCGAGCATGTTAGGACTATCCCTTTGTGGCAATGCCATCTTTGTCCTACATTTGCTGCAATAGGCTACATGCGGAACTCGGTCAGTAGTAGTACTCTGATAGCATCATTTTGTCATCTGCCATTTTCCTTCTTGTCACAGGTAGAATGGCTGTTCCTCCATCATATGGTGACCTTGGTAAATCTGCAAAGGACATCTTCAACAAAGGATACGGTAAATGTCTTTGAAACTGGTTGGTTTACCCCTGTAGGAATAATGGTCAGGAAACTCATTAATGTAACAAGGGTATCTTCTGACAACTCAAATCGTTCACATCACTTTTGTTTGGCCCTTGTAAGGGAATGTTCCTGTCAATGCACAGAACACATTTCACACTGACGTGTCATTTTACAAGGAAGTTAAATGTAACACCCGGACATTCAATTCGTTCAAGACACGTCACAATTGGGCCGAATGGATTAGTATTCTCCATGTCGTAGTCCATTTGGCAAGTATTTCACTGTTGAGTAGATGCTAATCAAAACCAGGTTAACGCCACTACCTTAATATGTAATGGAACGTGGTGTTCTGAATGTTATGGTTTGTTCTTTTATTAGGCTTTGGATTGGTGAAACTTGATGTCAAGACTAAGTCTTCAAGTGGAGTGGTGAGTTTTAGCTATTCAACCCTACCAGGGTTACTGTACATTCTGGTCCTCCATAGCAAGATATAGGCTTACTAAGTCTGTCATTGTTGTTATTTAGGAATTCAAAACCTCTGGCTCATCCAACACTGACACCAGCAAAGTCAATGGCAACCT
This genomic window from Oncorhynchus gorbuscha isolate QuinsamMale2020 ecotype Even-year linkage group LG07, OgorEven_v1.0, whole genome shotgun sequence contains:
- the LOC124040421 gene encoding sphingomyelin synthase-related protein 1-like → MSSSTQLSIQHWTTKHVAKWLKDEGFCHYVDLLCNKHRLDGMSLLTLSEYDLRSPPLELKVLGDIKRLMVSLRKLQKHNLDILEELGVPFDGHSPQGGDWHCNGDSSRECDNSNTDTAPVGEQYLQYRNGKYKHGGSGRLDPEYWKTALSAIYVVFVFGFTSFVMVIVHERVPDMRTYPPLPDIFLDSVPRIPWAFAMAEACGVILCNIWLLVLLLHKHRSILLRRQCSLMGTVFMLRCVTMFVTSLSVPGQHLQCSGKVYGDMWAKLHRALVIWSGFGMSLTGVHTCGDYMFSGHTVVITMLNFFVTEYTPRDWNFIHTLSWVLNLFGIFFILAAHEHYSIDVFIAFYITTRLFLYYHTLANTRAYQQSRRARIWFPMFSFFECNVNGPVPNEYGWPFSKPAMIRSMIWY